The following are encoded together in the Methanosarcina flavescens genome:
- the cca gene encoding CCA tRNA nucleotidyltransferase, whose translation METYTDIPEKLKLAVLERIKPTEPEREKLLTIQEELASKVKTAAERLGISDVLVRMVGSAARGTWLSGTHDIDVFISFPEETPREKLETMGMAIAREVAKHAEHAEDRHAEHPYLNIIYKGFDVDLVPCFRVASASRIKSAVDRTPFHNDFVKPRVKGLEDEVLLLKQFMRGGGVYGSELKTQGFSGYFTELLIIHYGSFENTVHAACSWKPGQKIDIMQHSEIEHDEPLVMVDPTDPRRNVAAALSLDKFCMFIDHCREFLKNPELRFFFPAAPLPLKDSEIREKLEARKSTQLAIVFKTPDVVEDVLYPQLYKMEQAAAALLKEYDFTVMKTGVWSGKSETAVLLELISGTLPNVKKHIGPPVWVKTHAEKFKEKYKGADGVFGGYIENGKYVFEIQRKYPTAKGLLEERLMTCSLGKSVCKSVSEGFEIIEDAGICRLKDTDFRVFLRGWM comes from the coding sequence ATGGAAACTTATACAGACATTCCCGAAAAATTAAAGCTTGCAGTCCTTGAGAGAATAAAACCCACTGAACCTGAGAGAGAAAAACTCCTGACTATTCAGGAAGAGCTTGCCTCAAAGGTAAAAACAGCAGCTGAAAGGCTTGGCATCTCGGATGTGCTTGTGAGAATGGTGGGCTCAGCTGCCAGAGGCACTTGGCTTTCAGGTACTCATGATATTGATGTCTTCATAAGCTTTCCTGAAGAGACACCCAGAGAAAAACTGGAAACCATGGGCATGGCAATTGCAAGGGAAGTTGCAAAACATGCCGAACATGCCGAAGACCGCCATGCTGAGCATCCCTACCTGAATATCATATACAAAGGCTTTGATGTGGATCTTGTCCCCTGTTTCAGGGTTGCCTCGGCCTCCCGAATCAAATCCGCAGTTGACAGGACACCTTTTCATAACGATTTTGTCAAACCCCGCGTAAAAGGGCTCGAAGACGAAGTCCTGCTCCTGAAACAATTTATGCGCGGGGGTGGTGTTTACGGTTCAGAACTGAAAACCCAGGGCTTTTCAGGCTACTTTACCGAACTTCTGATAATTCACTACGGTTCCTTCGAGAACACAGTCCATGCAGCCTGCTCCTGGAAGCCCGGCCAGAAAATCGATATTATGCAGCACTCAGAAATCGAACACGACGAACCTCTCGTAATGGTCGACCCAACCGACCCTAGGCGGAACGTGGCAGCAGCCCTTTCCCTTGACAAATTCTGCATGTTCATAGACCACTGCCGGGAATTCTTAAAAAACCCGGAACTCAGATTCTTCTTCCCAGCCGCCCCCCTCCCCTTGAAGGACAGCGAGATCCGCGAGAAACTTGAAGCCCGAAAGAGCACCCAACTTGCAATCGTCTTCAAAACCCCTGACGTGGTAGAAGACGTTCTCTACCCCCAGCTCTATAAAATGGAGCAAGCCGCCGCTGCCCTACTGAAAGAATATGATTTTACTGTTATGAAAACCGGCGTCTGGTCAGGCAAATCCGAAACCGCAGTCCTGCTTGAGCTCATCTCCGGCACCCTCCCCAATGTGAAAAAGCACATCGGTCCTCCCGTCTGGGTCAAAACCCACGCCGAGAAGTTCAAGGAAAAATACAAGGGGGCAGACGGCGTTTTCGGAGGCTATATCGAAAATGGAAAATACGTCTTTGAAATCCAGCGCAAATATCCGACTGCAAAAGGGCTTCTAGAGGAGCGGCTTATGACGTGCTCGCTTGGGAAGAGTGTGTGCAAGAGCGTGAGTGAAGGGTTTGAAATTATAGAGGATGCAGGGATTTGCAGGTTAAAGGATACTGATTTCAGAGTCTTTTTGAGGGGATGGATGTAA
- a CDS encoding DUF2254 family protein has protein sequence MRKFRRIISDFFQQTRRLWLALLVFIFLLFCIIYFGLYTYLLTTDTNSALYLLSTIAQSSASIIAIVISLSLLVVQYSATTYSARVVDIFKNDIRLWALIFFYGFSIIFSLIVIRLIKDSSNGYSYLGINCLEICYTLALLLSFAAYISLIAYIPYVLKMMKSSSVIDLLSDKIDIKSLSNSSEEVDELESKISKDEPRINRIRINLHDEEDPFLPIFDIIRASIMRYDYATARNGLWAVSKCHYNIIKQNPHEEKRISEHVFRRIYEIWKLALKIKDSEFIYMTLTQYCYIGKLCTYPIEMSHSSRISSLLKQMPKNLIPLFNVLNIPNYKEKITQNNLLYTAFLSEYYLKEVFKSIVEMKEEEFQSLSIGLVKCVNGIGLGIFRNRYELSLDEDKNKALESLESSVTELSYFLRDIGVVAIKADSKRTVDEVILALDNIGKGSIDYNLIHSIFHIVKSLKIIGEESAKKGMEFESSTKRVVECLEELASRINSHSEKLTGEAQKQVIKYYMHINENYKHKRTKDALQELNNRVECVIRAYISSYVYTIGRESIRNNLLDVAQQCLKSLETIERILKNGTESRHIGEDIRSLGLEAVKKDQTYPLMEDIIKSLYSISLLQFGYMFDWDRDLKEKKKFLDIEYRNYLAKGLQIHYSDFEEKVNLEDSSDFSYTMYLDDIVYGEKKLIIAGEERKDIKCLYLKDIDGRYPWLKLFKKGVFKNSKGAYYEVPILLKKLVEPILEYALNSPSDETIKPFNMIIQSFENFGLISIHFRDKFSLNKVFMRYLVEVGDSFDDFKYLKYREDENVGEYLYFVTEIVSNSIYKLTIESLKYNFVDFSMLPQQINCLIRIQRKYRSIFHVEDKFERILEMIKESGLEKPKRDEIIKMIEDAIQEFKNEKTTSDGE, from the coding sequence ATGAGAAAGTTTAGAAGAATAATCTCTGATTTTTTCCAGCAAACAAGAAGGCTTTGGCTAGCACTACTTGTATTTATTTTTCTATTATTTTGTATTATATATTTTGGACTTTACACCTATCTTCTAACTACAGACACTAATAGTGCATTATACTTGTTAAGTACCATAGCTCAAAGCAGTGCTTCAATAATCGCTATAGTTATAAGTCTAAGTTTACTGGTAGTTCAGTACTCTGCAACCACTTACTCAGCAAGAGTTGTTGATATCTTTAAGAACGATATAAGATTGTGGGCACTTATCTTCTTCTATGGATTCTCAATAATTTTTTCTCTTATCGTTATTAGATTGATAAAGGATTCAAGTAATGGATACTCGTACTTAGGTATTAATTGTTTAGAAATCTGCTATACTCTGGCTCTTCTGCTTTCATTTGCTGCATATATCTCACTAATCGCCTACATTCCATATGTATTAAAGATGATGAAATCAAGCTCGGTAATTGACCTTTTATCTGATAAAATTGACATCAAAAGTTTATCTAATTCTTCAGAGGAAGTTGATGAACTCGAAAGCAAAATTTCCAAAGACGAACCAAGAATTAATAGAATTAGGATAAATTTACATGATGAAGAAGATCCTTTTCTGCCAATCTTTGACATTATACGAGCTTCAATTATGCGATACGATTACGCTACAGCAAGAAACGGGCTTTGGGCAGTATCAAAATGTCATTACAATATTATAAAACAAAATCCACATGAGGAAAAACGAATATCTGAGCATGTATTTAGACGCATTTATGAAATTTGGAAGTTGGCTCTGAAAATCAAGGATAGCGAATTCATTTACATGACACTGACACAATACTGTTACATCGGAAAATTATGTACTTATCCCATAGAAATGTCACACTCATCGCGTATCAGTTCTCTCTTGAAACAGATGCCAAAAAATTTGATCCCATTATTTAACGTTCTAAATATACCAAATTATAAAGAAAAAATCACGCAAAATAATTTATTATATACCGCTTTTTTATCGGAGTATTATCTAAAAGAAGTTTTTAAATCGATTGTGGAAATGAAAGAAGAAGAATTTCAAAGTTTGTCAATAGGTTTAGTAAAGTGTGTTAATGGAATTGGGTTAGGGATTTTCAGGAATCGTTATGAATTAAGTTTAGATGAAGACAAAAATAAGGCTCTAGAAAGTTTAGAAAGTTCAGTAACTGAATTATCGTATTTTTTACGTGATATAGGAGTCGTTGCAATCAAAGCCGACTCAAAACGCACAGTAGACGAAGTCATTTTAGCTCTCGATAACATTGGAAAAGGGTCAATTGATTACAATCTCATACATAGCATATTCCATATAGTAAAAAGTCTAAAAATTATTGGTGAAGAATCCGCAAAAAAAGGAATGGAGTTTGAGTCTTCAACTAAACGAGTAGTGGAGTGCTTAGAAGAACTAGCATCAAGAATAAACTCTCATTCTGAAAAACTCACAGGCGAAGCACAAAAACAGGTTATTAAATATTACATGCATATTAATGAAAATTATAAACATAAAAGAACAAAGGATGCATTGCAAGAACTAAACAATAGAGTAGAATGTGTAATTAGAGCATATATTTCCTCCTATGTGTACACAATTGGTAGAGAGTCTATTAGAAATAACCTCTTAGATGTAGCACAGCAATGCCTTAAATCACTAGAAACTATCGAAAGAATTCTTAAAAATGGTACTGAATCAAGACATATCGGTGAAGACATAAGAAGTCTTGGGCTAGAAGCTGTAAAGAAAGATCAAACTTACCCCTTAATGGAAGATATAATTAAATCTCTATATTCAATAAGTTTGTTGCAATTCGGCTATATGTTTGATTGGGACAGAGATTTAAAAGAAAAGAAAAAATTTTTGGATATAGAGTATAGAAATTATTTGGCTAAAGGATTACAAATTCATTATTCTGATTTTGAAGAGAAAGTAAATTTGGAGGATTCATCAGACTTTAGTTATACAATGTACTTGGATGACATAGTTTATGGGGAAAAGAAATTAATAATTGCCGGGGAAGAAAGAAAAGACATAAAATGTCTTTATCTTAAAGATATAGACGGTAGATACCCTTGGCTAAAATTATTTAAAAAAGGGGTTTTTAAAAACTCTAAAGGGGCATATTATGAAGTGCCCATACTGTTAAAGAAACTTGTTGAACCTATTCTAGAGTATGCACTAAATTCACCTTCTGATGAAACGATAAAACCCTTTAATATGATAATCCAAAGTTTTGAAAATTTTGGGTTAATATCAATTCATTTCCGAGACAAATTTTCTTTAAATAAGGTATTCATGAGGTATCTTGTTGAAGTGGGGGACTCTTTTGATGACTTTAAGTATTTAAAATATAGAGAAGATGAGAATGTTGGGGAATATTTGTATTTTGTGACAGAAATTGTCTCTAACTCTATTTATAAATTAACAATTGAATCTCTAAAATATAACTTTGTAGATTTTAGTATGCTCCCTCAACAGATAAATTGTTTAATCCGTATACAAAGAAAATACCGCAGTATATTTCACGTGGAGGATAAATTCGAGAGAATATTAGAGATGATAAAAGAATCTGGGCTTGAGAAGCCTAAACGTGATGAAATCATAAAGATGATTGAAGACGCAATTCAAGAATTCAAAAACGAGAAAACAACATCTGATGGAGAGTAG
- a CDS encoding DNA-3-methyladenine glycosylase family protein codes for MYRLKPHLFNLNYTLDCGQVFRWEREGNWWTGVVGDHVIRLSQENGQLIIDSTLTPEFFSHYFRFDDDLPSIYESINRDLLIDRAIRKYQGLRLIRQDPWECLISYMLATASSIPTIQRRIYLLSRTFGQEIEPGYFTFPDPETLANANPAALERCKLGFRAPSIKAAAEEVASGELDLNVLFRLEYKYARERFMRLRGIGEKVADCVLLFAFGKLEAFPVDTHIKQIIQHYHIDDSYFETCTSMSCMGDWGREYFGQYCGYAQEYLYYQKRVEGFVSLY; via the coding sequence ATGTACAGGCTTAAGCCCCATCTTTTTAACCTTAATTATACCCTCGACTGCGGACAGGTCTTCCGCTGGGAACGGGAAGGGAATTGGTGGACAGGGGTTGTCGGAGATCACGTTATCCGACTTTCTCAGGAAAACGGACAATTGATTATCGATTCAACCCTGACGCCTGAATTTTTTTCACATTATTTTCGCTTTGATGACGACCTGCCCTCGATCTATGAAAGCATAAACCGTGACCTGCTCATCGATCGGGCAATCCGCAAATACCAGGGTCTGCGCCTGATCCGGCAAGACCCCTGGGAATGCCTTATCTCCTATATGCTCGCAACCGCCTCAAGCATCCCCACAATCCAGAGACGGATCTACCTTCTCAGCCGAACTTTCGGGCAGGAAATCGAACCCGGCTATTTCACCTTCCCAGACCCTGAAACCCTCGCAAACGCCAATCCAGCCGCGCTTGAACGATGTAAACTTGGCTTCAGAGCCCCGAGCATAAAAGCCGCAGCCGAAGAAGTGGCTTCCGGAGAACTGGACCTCAATGTTCTTTTCCGCCTGGAATATAAATATGCACGAGAACGTTTCATGAGGCTTCGCGGCATTGGGGAAAAGGTTGCCGACTGTGTTCTCCTTTTTGCCTTCGGGAAATTAGAAGCCTTCCCGGTAGATACCCACATCAAGCAGATCATCCAGCATTACCACATAGATGACAGTTACTTTGAAACCTGCACAAGTATGAGCTGTATGGGAGATTGGGGAAGAGAGTATTTCGGGCAATATTGTGGGTATGCGCAGGAGTATTTGTATTATCAGAAAAGGGTTGAAGGGTTTGTAAGTCTTTATTAA
- a CDS encoding ADP-dependent glucokinase/phosphofructokinase, whose product MNILCGYNVNIDSVYRITGAEISELLSAFEAAEILEKIENPPGKIISESDFVAGLAYCMKEGCGAEWLVFEDSVFEFLKNRYFEKSLVRMGGNAGIMANALSQLGASRVIPNVAVPSETQLSLFSKKAIYLPEAFTQQEKNAGILPEKSEEDLSSNQEPIHFVFDFSEGETFSLYGTEVRVPRENRFIATCDHLNFRLYTNPAFKQYALQHACELDGILISGFHLLIENYPDGTTYKTILDNSFSELTSWKSRNDKLQIHLELGHFASREIGNSVFLKFSGLSDSFGMNEDELAMFYNLHGVPGEKLLHMEAEAVADAACRLASRNELKKLFIHTREFVLNVFKPGFNPNSEQDLQRVSGEKLEALEFGVKCAGVYAASGKLDGREFVEEEALKLQESEFGRKQIEAFLKAFNGKTLRQGAYAFRGGYVICMLPTMLSQSPVTTVGLGDTLTAAIFLRGLELDVQA is encoded by the coding sequence ATGAATATACTCTGCGGATATAATGTCAACATAGACTCAGTATACAGGATCACTGGGGCTGAGATTTCGGAACTGCTGAGTGCCTTCGAAGCTGCTGAAATCCTTGAGAAAATCGAAAACCCCCCTGGAAAAATAATTTCTGAATCGGATTTTGTAGCAGGGCTTGCCTATTGTATGAAAGAGGGATGTGGAGCCGAATGGCTTGTATTTGAGGATTCTGTTTTCGAGTTTCTTAAAAACCGTTATTTTGAAAAATCCCTAGTAAGAATGGGCGGAAACGCAGGGATAATGGCAAATGCCCTTTCCCAGCTGGGCGCTTCCAGAGTAATTCCAAATGTTGCAGTACCTTCAGAAACACAGCTTTCTCTTTTCTCAAAAAAAGCAATCTACCTGCCGGAGGCTTTCACACAGCAAGAGAAAAACGCAGGGATTTTACCTGAGAAAAGCGAGGAAGATCTTTCCAGCAATCAGGAACCGATACATTTCGTGTTTGATTTTTCTGAAGGGGAGACTTTTTCCCTGTATGGGACAGAAGTTAGGGTTCCGAGGGAAAACCGCTTCATAGCGACCTGTGATCATCTTAATTTCAGGCTTTATACCAATCCTGCGTTTAAGCAGTATGCCCTTCAACATGCCTGTGAGCTTGATGGCATACTCATATCGGGTTTTCATCTCCTGATTGAGAACTATCCCGATGGCACCACTTATAAAACAATTCTCGATAATTCTTTTTCCGAGCTCACAAGCTGGAAATCCAGAAACGACAAACTCCAGATTCACCTGGAACTCGGGCATTTCGCGAGTAGAGAAATTGGAAATTCAGTTTTTCTTAAGTTTTCAGGGCTTTCCGACAGCTTTGGAATGAACGAAGACGAACTTGCAATGTTTTATAACCTGCACGGAGTGCCTGGAGAAAAACTTCTTCATATGGAAGCTGAAGCCGTAGCTGATGCCGCATGCAGGCTGGCTTCGAGGAACGAGCTTAAGAAGCTCTTTATTCACACAAGGGAATTTGTGCTGAATGTGTTTAAGCCAGGATTTAATCCTAATTCTGAGCAGGATTTGCAGAGAGTATCCGGAGAAAAACTTGAAGCCCTGGAATTTGGAGTTAAGTGCGCAGGCGTGTATGCAGCTTCAGGCAAACTTGATGGACGGGAATTCGTGGAAGAAGAAGCATTGAAACTTCAGGAAAGCGAGTTTGGAAGAAAACAGATTGAAGCTTTCCTTAAAGCCTTCAATGGAAAAACTCTCCGGCAGGGCGCTTATGCTTTCAGGGGAGGCTATGTTATCTGTATGCTTCCCACAATGCTTTCCCAATCTCCCGTAACCACGGTCGGGCTTGGGGACACGCTAACCGCAGCAATCTTCCTGAGGGGGCTTGAACTGGATGTACAGGCTTAA